In Streptomyces durocortorensis, a genomic segment contains:
- a CDS encoding helix-turn-helix domain-containing protein yields the protein MSTHAESPLSFREIFDLPVSVDLRTAARAFGMCQGTAYRLIAQGDFPCPTVRVGRRHRVLTVDLLRALGIEERPVFADEVADGVALTLFD from the coding sequence ATGAGCACCCACGCCGAGTCGCCTCTCAGCTTCCGCGAGATCTTCGACCTCCCGGTCAGTGTCGACCTGCGTACGGCCGCCAGGGCCTTCGGCATGTGCCAGGGCACCGCCTACCGGCTGATCGCGCAGGGCGACTTCCCGTGCCCCACGGTCCGGGTCGGCCGGCGCCACCGGGTGCTGACGGTTGACCTGTTGCGGGCGCTCGGCATCGAGGAGCGTCCGGTCTTCGCCGACGAGGTCGCCGACGGGGTCGCGCTGACGCTCTTCGACTGA
- a CDS encoding Lrp/AsnC family transcriptional regulator, translating into MTTKPTPFDELDRKIVATLIANARASFAEIGTAIGLSATAVKRRVDRLRATGVITGFRATVRPAALGWRTEAYIEVYCDGAAPPRRLAEVARKYPEIAAAMTVTGAADALLHIRATDVEHFEEVLERIRSEPFIRKTISYMVLSHLLPDSPEAGASEPAPDTGAGASGGSDAANLP; encoded by the coding sequence ATGACCACCAAGCCCACGCCGTTCGACGAGCTCGACCGGAAGATCGTCGCGACCCTGATCGCGAACGCCCGGGCGAGCTTCGCCGAGATCGGCACGGCCATCGGACTGTCGGCCACCGCCGTCAAACGCCGGGTCGACCGGCTGCGCGCCACCGGAGTGATCACGGGGTTCCGGGCCACCGTCCGCCCGGCCGCACTCGGCTGGCGCACCGAGGCGTACATCGAGGTGTACTGCGACGGCGCGGCGCCGCCCAGGCGCCTGGCGGAGGTGGCGCGCAAGTACCCGGAGATCGCGGCGGCCATGACGGTGACCGGGGCCGCCGACGCCCTGCTCCACATCCGGGCCACCGACGTGGAGCACTTCGAGGAGGTGCTGGAGCGGATCCGCAGCGAGCCGTTCATCCGCAAGACGATCAGCTACATGGTGCTGTCCCACCTGCTGCCGGACAGTCCGGAGGCCGGAGCCAGCGAGCCCGCACCGGACACCGGGGCGGGCGCGAGCGGCGGCAGTGACGCAGCGAACCTGCCCTGA
- a CDS encoding family 43 glycosylhydrolase → MPPISRRSLLLGTAGAGALPLLGAGPAVAAAAPGSAPRPYQVGAGPFTYVYDPSTSAGPRYLNDHTLIRAHGRWHLFSIVGNSAPRGESPDSAAETSFAHASAPSPYGPWTSHPDALTVDPSYFGEEHLWAPHVIEADGRFWMFYAAGGTNSAAINLATSTDLFTWTREPSGPLFRGRAARDPMVLRVGGEWVMYYTELSAASTTGDGHHVVAHRRSADLLHWGEPGVAFTDASTDTTVSVTESPYVVERDGWYYLFIGPRGGYEGTDVLASRDAFRFELTGRTGHVAGHAVEVIRDGENWYASAAGWFRNGLYVAPLSWRDTPPPWQSPDNPVAGLDVNGRLTVFALDAADRAMLRRVQLYPHTDSWSPWEPFGGPAGAVPTLGRTSDGRLEVFSLAPGGANLHHRVQRPDGGWYDWEEFGGPAGAAPAVARDARGRLEVFALSPGGASLARRRQRSAGALAWDPWQPGFGGAAGAPPVVASNADGRLEVFALSPGGAGIDHRWQETPGGPWTAAWHRFGSAAGAAPRVAGDGSGRLTVTAIGPSGLGTFTRRQSVPSGGWDAWQPLFAWSASAPALAVNADGRLEALSLTPAGARLNHRWQTSPGGDVHPGGEFGEPGIRLVATPTAAPDATGRLHVFAVTTAGRIRTRVQTRPSGGWQPWTAFGDRTVVPLVSGSQAL, encoded by the coding sequence ATGCCTCCGATCAGCAGACGGAGCCTGTTGCTCGGCACGGCGGGCGCCGGCGCCCTCCCGCTCCTGGGCGCCGGCCCGGCCGTCGCCGCAGCCGCGCCCGGGAGCGCCCCGCGCCCGTACCAGGTGGGCGCGGGCCCGTTCACGTACGTCTACGACCCGTCCACCTCCGCGGGCCCGCGCTATCTCAACGACCACACGCTGATCAGGGCCCACGGCCGCTGGCACCTGTTCAGCATCGTCGGGAACAGCGCGCCGCGCGGCGAATCCCCCGACAGCGCGGCGGAGACGTCCTTCGCCCACGCCTCCGCGCCGAGCCCGTACGGGCCCTGGACCAGCCACCCCGACGCACTCACCGTCGACCCGTCCTACTTCGGTGAGGAACACCTCTGGGCGCCGCACGTCATCGAGGCGGACGGCAGATTCTGGATGTTCTACGCGGCGGGCGGCACGAACAGCGCGGCGATCAACCTCGCCACGTCGACCGACCTGTTCACCTGGACCCGCGAACCGTCCGGACCGCTGTTCCGGGGGCGCGCCGCGCGGGACCCGATGGTGCTGCGGGTCGGTGGCGAGTGGGTCATGTACTACACGGAACTCTCCGCGGCCTCCACGACAGGCGACGGGCACCACGTCGTGGCCCACCGTCGCTCCGCCGATCTGCTGCACTGGGGCGAGCCGGGCGTCGCGTTCACCGACGCGAGCACGGACACGACCGTGTCGGTCACCGAGTCGCCGTACGTCGTCGAGCGGGACGGCTGGTACTACCTGTTCATCGGTCCCCGGGGCGGATACGAGGGCACCGATGTCCTCGCGTCACGGGACGCGTTCCGTTTCGAGCTGACCGGCCGTACGGGGCATGTGGCGGGTCACGCCGTGGAGGTGATCCGCGACGGCGAGAACTGGTACGCGAGCGCCGCGGGCTGGTTCCGCAACGGGCTGTACGTGGCACCCCTGTCCTGGCGGGACACCCCGCCGCCGTGGCAGAGCCCCGACAACCCGGTGGCGGGCCTCGATGTGAACGGCCGCCTTACGGTGTTCGCCCTCGACGCCGCCGACCGTGCGATGCTGCGGCGCGTCCAGCTCTATCCGCACACGGACAGCTGGTCGCCGTGGGAGCCCTTCGGCGGTCCGGCAGGCGCGGTCCCCACCCTCGGACGCACCTCCGACGGCCGCCTGGAGGTGTTCTCGCTCGCCCCGGGCGGCGCCAACCTGCACCACCGGGTGCAGCGGCCGGACGGCGGCTGGTACGACTGGGAGGAGTTCGGTGGCCCGGCCGGTGCCGCCCCCGCCGTCGCGCGCGACGCCCGCGGCAGGCTGGAGGTCTTCGCCCTGAGCCCCGGCGGCGCCTCCCTCGCGCGGCGACGGCAGCGGTCGGCCGGGGCCCTCGCCTGGGACCCGTGGCAGCCCGGCTTCGGCGGGGCGGCGGGCGCACCCCCGGTGGTCGCGTCGAACGCCGACGGCCGGTTGGAGGTGTTCGCCCTCTCCCCCGGCGGCGCGGGCATCGACCACCGCTGGCAGGAGACACCGGGCGGCCCCTGGACCGCGGCATGGCACCGGTTCGGCAGCGCGGCCGGTGCCGCGCCCCGGGTGGCCGGCGACGGCAGCGGCCGGCTCACCGTCACCGCGATCGGCCCGTCGGGCCTGGGAACCTTCACCCGACGCCAGTCCGTACCGAGCGGCGGCTGGGACGCGTGGCAACCGCTGTTCGCCTGGAGCGCCTCCGCCCCGGCCCTCGCCGTGAACGCCGACGGCCGCCTGGAGGCACTTTCCCTCACCCCCGCCGGAGCCCGCCTCAACCACCGCTGGCAGACCTCGCCCGGCGGGGACGTACACCCCGGCGGGGAGTTCGGGGAGCCCGGCATCCGTCTCGTCGCCACCCCCACGGCAGCCCCCGACGCCACCGGCCGCCTGCACGTCTTCGCCGTCACCACCGCGGGCCGGATCCGGACTCGCGTCCAGACCCGGCCGAGCGGTGGCTGGCAGCCGTGGACGGCCTTCGGTGACCGCACGGTCGTGCCTCTCGTGTCGGGCAGCCAGGCGCTTTAG
- a CDS encoding Crp/Fnr family transcriptional regulator — protein MSEDSSFLVSSLRDLVSDEAWAGLIDYPVRHRPAGETLLWQGTEGTQVLALVSGLVKVVRTDRDGRKRLLAFRGPGEILGEMALQRGDVRLADVQTMSICKVTVIPADDFRRLVREHRLAEPLAELATRRLKEQTEVHDGDVRERLVMALLRLVEVSGGARSFSLTRDELAQHIGVGRKLVSKALVQLGPELVQAGKSRVGVVDVGGLRKALDGPAAA, from the coding sequence ATGAGCGAAGATTCTTCCTTCTTAGTGTCGTCTCTCCGGGATCTGGTGTCGGACGAGGCGTGGGCGGGGCTGATCGATTACCCGGTGCGGCATCGCCCGGCAGGCGAGACCCTGCTGTGGCAGGGTACCGAGGGAACACAAGTTCTGGCCCTGGTGAGCGGGTTGGTCAAGGTGGTGCGCACCGACCGTGACGGGCGCAAGAGGCTGCTCGCCTTTCGTGGTCCGGGCGAGATCCTGGGGGAGATGGCGCTTCAGCGTGGGGATGTCAGGCTGGCCGACGTGCAGACGATGAGCATATGCAAAGTCACTGTGATTCCCGCTGACGACTTCCGGCGCCTCGTGCGCGAACACCGGCTCGCGGAACCCCTCGCGGAGCTGGCGACACGACGGCTGAAGGAGCAGACCGAGGTCCACGACGGGGACGTACGCGAACGCCTGGTGATGGCGCTGCTCCGCCTGGTCGAGGTCTCCGGCGGGGCGCGCTCCTTCTCCCTGACCAGGGACGAGCTGGCCCAGCACATCGGAGTGGGCCGCAAGCTGGTGAGCAAGGCGCTGGTGCAACTCGGGCCGGAGCTGGTGCAGGCAGGCAAGAGCCGGGTCGGCGTGGTCGACGTAGGAGGTCTGCGGAAGGCGCTCGACGGTCCCGCCGCCGCATGA
- the rocD gene encoding ornithine--oxo-acid transaminase has translation MTDTGTDTAATTSATVSASETRSSEQLIRAEAPVLAHNYHPLPVVVARAEGTWVEDVEGRRYLDMLAGYSALNFGHRHPALIEAAHRQLDELTLTSRAFHHDRLAGFAERLAALTGLEMVLPMNTGAEAVESAVKVARKWAYEVKGVSPDRATIVVADGNFHGRTTTIVSFSTDETARAGFGPFTPGFRVVPYNDLAALESAVDETTAAVLIEPVQGEAGVVIPDDGYLTGVRELTRRAGCLFIADEIQSGLGRTGRTLAVDHEGVVPDMLLLGKALGGGIVPVSAVVARREVLSVLGPGEHGSTFGGNPLSAAIGSAVLDLLATGEFQRRAAELGEVLDRGLAALAGSGVTGYRARGLWAGVDIDPAIGTGREISERLLAEGVLVKDTHGSTVRLAPPLTITEEELGSALAALTKVLS, from the coding sequence ATGACCGACACCGGCACCGACACCGCCGCCACTACCTCCGCCACTGTCTCCGCGTCCGAGACGCGCTCCTCGGAGCAGCTGATCCGGGCCGAGGCTCCGGTGCTCGCGCACAACTACCACCCGCTGCCCGTGGTCGTCGCCCGCGCGGAAGGCACCTGGGTCGAGGACGTCGAGGGCCGCCGCTACCTCGACATGCTGGCGGGCTACTCCGCTCTCAACTTCGGCCACCGCCATCCCGCACTCATCGAGGCCGCGCACCGCCAGCTCGACGAACTCACCCTCACCTCACGCGCCTTCCACCACGACCGGCTGGCGGGTTTCGCCGAGCGTCTGGCGGCGTTGACCGGCCTTGAGATGGTGCTGCCGATGAACACCGGCGCCGAGGCCGTGGAGAGCGCGGTCAAAGTCGCCCGCAAGTGGGCGTACGAGGTCAAGGGCGTCTCGCCGGACCGGGCGACGATCGTCGTCGCCGACGGCAACTTCCACGGCCGCACCACGACGATCGTGAGCTTCTCGACGGACGAAACGGCCCGCGCCGGCTTCGGGCCCTTCACCCCGGGCTTCCGGGTCGTCCCGTACAACGACCTCGCCGCGCTGGAATCCGCCGTGGACGAGACGACGGCGGCCGTGCTGATCGAGCCCGTCCAGGGTGAGGCCGGGGTCGTCATCCCCGACGACGGCTATCTCACCGGGGTCCGTGAACTGACCCGGCGCGCGGGGTGCCTCTTCATCGCCGACGAGATCCAGTCGGGTCTGGGGCGCACGGGCCGCACGCTGGCCGTCGACCACGAAGGCGTGGTGCCGGACATGCTGCTCCTGGGCAAGGCCCTGGGCGGCGGTATCGTCCCGGTCTCCGCCGTGGTCGCCCGCCGCGAAGTGCTCTCCGTACTCGGGCCCGGTGAGCACGGCTCGACGTTCGGTGGCAACCCGCTGTCGGCGGCGATCGGTTCGGCGGTCCTCGACCTGCTGGCCACCGGCGAGTTCCAGCGGCGCGCCGCCGAGCTGGGCGAGGTACTGGACCGCGGCCTGGCCGCCCTCGCCGGCTCGGGCGTCACGGGCTACCGGGCCCGCGGGCTGTGGGCAGGCGTGGACATCGACCCCGCGATCGGCACGGGCAGGGAGATCAGCGAGCGGCTCCTCGCCGAAGGCGTGCTGGTCAAGGACACCCATGGCTCGACCGTACGGCTGGCGCCGCCGCTGACCATCACCGAGGAGGAACTCGGGTCCGCGCTCGCGGCGCTGACGAAGGTGCTGTCGTAG
- a CDS encoding dimethylarginine dimethylaminohydrolase family protein, which produces MCEPRYFEVRYAINPWMDTGTPVDLPLARDQWRTLVEAYRSRGHTVETIAPVAGLPDMVFAANAALVMDGKVFGSSFHAAERRPESAAYARWFKEAGYDVHPSRSVCEGEGDLVPAGRYVLAGTGFRTHSAAHREVQEFFGRPVIGLDLVDPRFYHLDTALFFLGGEPGADEGTGEGTGEGTGESTGRRTGLRTGEGSHEGNVAYYPAAFSPGSREALRRLYPDAVIATEEDALAFGLNSVSDGRHVFVAPQAHGLIDELSRRGHVPVPVDLSEFRKAGGGIKCCTLEIR; this is translated from the coding sequence ATGTGCGAGCCCCGCTATTTCGAGGTGCGCTACGCCATCAACCCGTGGATGGACACCGGCACACCGGTCGATCTCCCTCTCGCCCGTGACCAGTGGCGGACTCTGGTCGAGGCGTACCGGAGCCGTGGCCACACGGTCGAGACGATCGCTCCGGTCGCCGGTCTGCCCGACATGGTGTTCGCGGCGAACGCGGCTCTCGTCATGGACGGAAAGGTCTTCGGCTCGTCCTTCCACGCGGCCGAGCGGCGGCCGGAGTCGGCGGCGTACGCGAGATGGTTCAAGGAGGCCGGGTACGACGTGCATCCCTCCCGGTCGGTCTGCGAGGGCGAGGGCGACCTCGTCCCGGCCGGGCGGTACGTGCTGGCGGGAACGGGCTTCCGTACGCACAGCGCCGCGCACCGCGAGGTGCAGGAGTTCTTCGGCAGGCCCGTGATCGGCCTCGACCTGGTGGATCCGCGCTTCTACCACCTGGACACCGCACTGTTCTTCCTCGGCGGGGAGCCGGGCGCGGACGAAGGGACGGGCGAAGGGACGGGCGAAGGGACGGGCGAAAGCACTGGCCGGAGGACTGGCCTGAGGACGGGCGAGGGAAGCCACGAGGGAAACGTCGCCTACTACCCGGCGGCGTTCTCGCCGGGCAGCCGCGAGGCCCTGCGGCGGCTCTACCCGGACGCGGTGATCGCCACCGAGGAGGACGCGTTGGCGTTCGGCCTCAACTCCGTCTCCGACGGCCGTCACGTCTTCGTCGCGCCGCAGGCCCACGGCCTGATCGATGAGCTCAGCCGCCGAGGCCATGTCCCCGTTCCCGTCGACCTCTCGGAATTCCGCAAGGCCGGCGGGGGCATCAAGTGCTGCACCCTGGAGATCCGCTGA
- a CDS encoding S-type pyocin domain-containing protein, translating into MRSEETCRKGEIENADEGKGKGKGNVIEFPGARESAEPANPARETPDTAQEPDIPPATVLKAERGIINTGTVHGGQHITAVELRSHVDPGADGDF; encoded by the coding sequence ATGCGATCCGAAGAGACCTGTCGTAAGGGTGAGATCGAGAACGCAGACGAGGGAAAGGGAAAGGGGAAGGGTAACGTCATCGAATTCCCCGGGGCGAGGGAAAGCGCCGAGCCGGCGAACCCGGCCCGCGAGACGCCGGATACGGCCCAGGAGCCGGACATCCCCCCGGCCACGGTCCTGAAAGCCGAGCGCGGGATCATCAACACCGGTACCGTGCACGGCGGTCAGCACATCACCGCCGTCGAGCTCCGCAGCCACGTCGACCCCGGAGCCGACGGTGACTTCTGA